From Anaeromicrobium sediminis, a single genomic window includes:
- a CDS encoding acetyl-CoA C-acetyltransferase, protein MREVVIASAVRTAVGNYGGSLKDFQSSDLGAIVIKDALEKAKVAPEKVDEVLYGCVLQAGQGQGVARQAAVKAGIPVEVPASTLNIICGSGLRSVSMAAQMIMSGDADIVVAGGTEVMSQAPYLMPKARWGHRMGDGKVVDEMIKDGLWDAFNDYHMGITAENIAEKWGLTREEQDAFAAASQNKAEAAKKAGKFKDEIVPVEVKSRKGSFVFEEDEFIREGATAAGLAKLRPAFKKDGTVTAANASGINDGAAAVIVMSKEKAEELGVEPLATIVSFATAGVDPSIMGIGPVPATKKALVKAQLTIEDMDLIEANEAFAAQSLAVARDLEFDMEKVNVNGGAIAIGHPIGASGARILVTLLHEMKKRDSKYGLATLCIGGGMGTSLIVKR, encoded by the coding sequence ATGAGAGAAGTAGTAATTGCAAGTGCAGTGAGAACAGCTGTAGGAAACTATGGTGGAAGTTTAAAGGATTTTCAATCAAGTGATTTAGGAGCAATCGTTATTAAGGACGCTTTAGAAAAAGCTAAAGTCGCTCCAGAAAAAGTAGATGAAGTATTATATGGTTGTGTATTACAAGCAGGTCAAGGTCAAGGGGTTGCTAGACAAGCGGCAGTTAAAGCTGGAATTCCAGTAGAAGTACCAGCTTCAACTTTAAACATTATTTGTGGATCTGGACTTAGAAGTGTTTCTATGGCAGCACAAATGATCATGTCTGGAGATGCAGACATTGTTGTTGCAGGAGGAACTGAAGTAATGAGCCAGGCACCTTACTTAATGCCAAAGGCAAGATGGGGTCACAGAATGGGTGACGGAAAAGTTGTTGATGAAATGATTAAAGACGGATTATGGGATGCTTTCAACGACTACCACATGGGAATTACAGCAGAAAACATTGCTGAAAAGTGGGGATTAACTAGAGAAGAACAAGATGCTTTTGCAGCAGCAAGTCAAAATAAAGCTGAAGCAGCTAAAAAAGCTGGTAAATTTAAGGATGAAATAGTTCCTGTAGAAGTTAAGAGTAGAAAAGGTTCTTTCGTATTTGAAGAAGATGAATTTATTAGAGAAGGTGCAACTGCTGCAGGTTTAGCTAAATTAAGACCAGCATTCAAAAAAGATGGTACTGTAACTGCTGCTAACGCATCAGGAATCAATGATGGTGCAGCTGCAGTGATAGTTATGTCTAAGGAAAAAGCAGAAGAATTAGGTGTTGAGCCTCTAGCTACTATAGTATCTTTTGCTACTGCTGGTGTGGATCCATCTATAATGGGAATCGGTCCAGTTCCTGCAACTAAGAAAGCTTTAGTAAAGGCTCAATTAACTATAGAAGATATGGATTTAATTGAAGCTAATGAAGCATTTGCAGCTCAATCTCTTGCAGTTGCTAGAGATTTAGAATTTGATATGGAAAAGGTTAATGTAAATGGTGGAGCTATTGCTATAGGTCACCCAATCGGAGCAAGTGGTGCTAGAATCTTAGTAACATTACTTCACGAAATGAAGAAAAGAGATTCTAAGTATGGTTTAGCTACGTTATGTATCGGTGGCGGAATGGGTACATCTTTAATCGTAAAGAGATAA
- a CDS encoding YkgJ family cysteine cluster protein, translating into MLSENTIKKSIELAKEQSYFNKLNEEYKKIDGGKCAGCTNCCAESVHTYYVEFLNIYDYLMKNKDVYDILIPKIKKYYFEELYKNNKCPFLNEKGQCHIYEVRPLVCRLFGHYTEDEHEKNYMNVLETNKSIKKYLKEEYDLTVPEDVVNKKISYCSEFSTDSRLSKEDRLEIQENILNIDSKYFIMELIDEDYMNLGLVDWFMYKLYGTDIFNEKINRAKEICR; encoded by the coding sequence ATGTTAAGTGAAAATACTATTAAAAAATCTATAGAACTAGCCAAAGAGCAGTCCTATTTTAATAAACTAAATGAAGAATATAAAAAAATAGATGGTGGAAAATGTGCAGGATGTACAAATTGTTGTGCAGAGTCTGTTCATACTTACTATGTGGAGTTTCTAAATATATATGATTACCTTATGAAAAACAAGGATGTATATGATATACTAATCCCCAAAATAAAAAAGTATTATTTTGAAGAATTATATAAAAATAATAAGTGTCCATTTTTAAATGAAAAAGGTCAATGTCATATATATGAAGTACGTCCATTGGTTTGTAGATTATTTGGCCATTATACAGAGGATGAACATGAAAAAAACTACATGAATGTGTTAGAAACTAATAAGAGTATTAAAAAATACTTAAAAGAAGAATATGACCTTACCGTTCCAGAAGATGTAGTAAATAAAAAAATATCCTATTGTAGCGAATTTAGTACAGATAGTAGATTAAGTAAAGAAGATCGATTAGAAATACAAGAGAATATTTTAAATATTGACTCAAAATATTTTATTATGGAATTAATCGATGAAGATTATATGAATTTAGGACTGGTAGATTGGTTTATGTATAAGTTATATGGTACAGATATATTTAATGAAAAAATAAATAGGGCTAAAGAAATATGTAGATAG